One region of Clavibacter michiganensis subsp. tessellarius genomic DNA includes:
- the pknB gene encoding Stk1 family PASTA domain-containing Ser/Thr kinase — protein sequence MTSSPTDPMIGRLLDGRYQVRSRIARGGMATVYVATDLRLERRVAVKVMHGHLADDSAFRDRFIQEARSAARLAHPNVVNVFDQGQDSDMAYLVMEYLPGMTLRELLQEYERLTPEQTLDILEAVLSGLAAAHKAGIVHRDLKPENVLLADDGRIKIGDFGLARAVSANTATGQALLGTIAYLSPELVTRGIADTRSDIYAVGIMMYEMLAGEQPFKGEQPMQIAYQHANDQVPTPSTTNPSVPVELDELVLWATARDPEQRPRDARALLDELYAVQNRLDARSGDPAPLQRTVVFPSAPALPPVTTGETQVVVGPPVPVRQEDERTQPDSVVALTAAGSRRRSRGWVLALLVVMLAALAGGTGWYYGQGPGAQVPVPRVTSMAVDDAAGTLQGQGFVVARAEEPSVDVEVGHVTRSVPASGTPVDQGSTVTVYASTGPQLLDVPDVVGAAEADARTRLEGVPFVVQEAVVRQYGDAAGGTVLQVLDASGAPIGAQYPERQPVTLVVAAGAIPQVNGRSVDQAKATLAQAGLVGEPGKQSFSDDVDKGEVISVYALDQNPVRSGVGDAAGSKVGLEISKGPDLVAVPTVVGITRDEAKAALDKAGFKYAYSAFWDALPNTITRVASASPDQGALARRGSTINLGITASG from the coding sequence GTGACCTCCAGCCCGACCGACCCCATGATCGGCCGTCTCCTCGACGGCCGGTACCAGGTCAGGTCCCGCATCGCGCGCGGCGGCATGGCGACGGTCTACGTGGCGACCGACCTGCGCCTCGAGCGGCGCGTGGCCGTGAAGGTCATGCACGGGCACCTCGCGGACGACAGCGCGTTCCGCGACCGCTTCATCCAGGAGGCGCGCTCGGCCGCGCGGCTCGCGCACCCCAACGTGGTCAACGTCTTCGACCAGGGCCAGGACTCCGACATGGCGTACCTGGTCATGGAGTACCTGCCCGGCATGACGCTGCGGGAGCTGCTGCAGGAGTACGAGCGGCTGACGCCCGAGCAGACCCTCGACATCCTCGAGGCCGTGCTCTCCGGGCTCGCGGCGGCGCACAAGGCCGGCATCGTCCACCGTGACCTGAAGCCCGAGAACGTGCTGCTCGCGGACGACGGGCGCATCAAGATCGGCGACTTCGGCCTCGCGCGCGCCGTCAGCGCCAACACCGCGACGGGGCAGGCGCTGCTCGGCACGATCGCCTACCTCTCCCCCGAGCTCGTCACGCGCGGCATCGCGGACACCCGCAGCGACATCTACGCGGTCGGCATCATGATGTACGAGATGCTCGCGGGCGAGCAGCCGTTCAAGGGCGAGCAGCCCATGCAGATCGCCTACCAGCACGCCAACGACCAAGTGCCGACGCCGAGCACGACGAACCCGTCGGTGCCCGTGGAGCTCGACGAGCTCGTGCTCTGGGCCACGGCCCGGGACCCGGAGCAGCGCCCCCGTGACGCCCGCGCGCTCCTCGACGAGCTGTACGCCGTCCAGAACCGGCTCGACGCGCGCTCCGGGGATCCGGCTCCGCTCCAGCGGACCGTCGTCTTCCCCAGCGCCCCGGCGCTGCCGCCCGTCACGACCGGCGAGACGCAGGTCGTGGTCGGCCCGCCCGTCCCGGTGCGCCAGGAGGACGAGCGCACGCAGCCCGACTCCGTGGTCGCTCTCACGGCCGCCGGCTCGCGGCGCCGTTCGCGCGGGTGGGTCCTCGCCCTCCTCGTGGTCATGCTGGCCGCGCTCGCCGGCGGGACGGGCTGGTACTACGGGCAGGGTCCCGGCGCCCAGGTGCCCGTGCCCCGGGTGACGTCCATGGCGGTCGACGACGCGGCGGGGACGCTGCAGGGCCAGGGCTTCGTCGTGGCGCGCGCGGAGGAGCCGAGCGTGGACGTGGAGGTGGGGCACGTGACCCGCAGCGTCCCGGCGTCGGGCACGCCCGTCGACCAGGGATCCACCGTCACGGTCTACGCGTCCACCGGTCCCCAGCTCCTCGACGTGCCCGACGTCGTGGGCGCCGCGGAGGCCGACGCGCGCACCCGCCTCGAGGGGGTGCCGTTCGTCGTCCAGGAGGCGGTGGTCCGCCAGTACGGCGACGCTGCCGGGGGCACGGTCCTGCAGGTGCTCGACGCCTCGGGAGCCCCCATCGGCGCGCAGTACCCCGAGCGGCAGCCGGTGACCCTGGTGGTCGCCGCCGGCGCGATCCCGCAGGTCAACGGACGCTCGGTCGACCAGGCGAAGGCGACGCTGGCCCAGGCCGGGCTCGTCGGCGAGCCGGGCAAGCAGAGCTTCAGCGACGACGTCGACAAGGGCGAGGTCATCTCCGTCTACGCGCTCGACCAGAACCCGGTCCGCTCCGGCGTCGGCGACGCCGCGGGCAGCAAGGTGGGGCTCGAGATCTCCAAGGGTCCGGATCTCGTGGCCGTGCCCACGGTCGTCGGCATCACGCGCGACGAGGCGAAGGCCGCCCTCGACAAGGCCGGCTTCAAGTACGCGTACTCGGCGTTCTGGGACGCGCTGCCGAACACCATCACCCGGGTCGCGTCCGCGAGCCCGGACCAGGGTGCTCTCGCCCGCCGCGGGTCGACCATCAACCTCGGCATCACCGCGTCCGGCTAG
- a CDS encoding class II 3-deoxy-7-phosphoheptulonate synthase, with product MASEHLVPAHPDVLAGLDHWRTLEVKQQPAWPDAAAVHAASAEIAVLPPLVFAGEVDQLRSRLAAAADGRAFLLQGGDCAETFAGATADQIRNRVKTVLQMAVVLTYGAAMPVVKMGRMAGQFAKPRSSDSETRGDLTLPAYRGDIVNGYDFTPESRAADPARLVKGYHTAASTLNLIRAFTQGGFADLREVHSWNKGFAANPANQRYEHLARDIDRAIKFMEAAGADFDDLKRVEFYTGHEGLLMDYERPMTRIDSRTGTPYNTSAHFIWIGERTRDLDGAHVDFLSRVRNPLGVKLGPSTTPETVHELIEKLDPDREPGRLTFITRMGAGRIRDALPPLLEAVKASDANPLWVTDPMHGNGLTTPTGYKTRRFDDVVDEVQGFFQAHRAAGTHPGGIHIELTGDDVTECLGGSEHIDEATLATRYESLCDPRLNHMQSLELAFLVAEELAAARG from the coding sequence GCAGCAGCCGGCCTGGCCCGACGCCGCCGCGGTGCACGCCGCCAGCGCCGAGATCGCCGTGCTGCCGCCCCTCGTCTTCGCGGGAGAGGTCGACCAGCTGCGCAGCCGCCTGGCCGCGGCGGCCGACGGCCGCGCGTTCCTCCTCCAGGGCGGCGACTGCGCCGAGACCTTCGCGGGGGCCACGGCCGACCAGATCCGCAACCGCGTGAAGACGGTCCTGCAGATGGCGGTCGTCCTCACGTACGGCGCCGCGATGCCCGTCGTCAAGATGGGCCGCATGGCCGGCCAGTTCGCCAAGCCCCGGTCGAGCGACTCCGAGACGCGCGGCGACCTCACGCTGCCGGCGTACCGCGGCGACATCGTCAACGGCTACGACTTCACGCCCGAGTCCCGTGCGGCGGATCCCGCGCGCCTCGTGAAGGGGTACCACACGGCCGCCAGCACGCTGAACCTCATCCGCGCCTTCACGCAGGGCGGCTTCGCCGACCTCCGCGAGGTGCACAGCTGGAACAAGGGCTTCGCCGCGAACCCGGCGAACCAGCGCTACGAGCACCTCGCCCGCGACATCGACCGCGCCATCAAGTTCATGGAGGCCGCCGGCGCGGACTTCGACGACCTCAAGCGCGTCGAGTTCTACACGGGCCACGAGGGCCTCCTCATGGACTACGAGCGGCCCATGACCCGCATCGACTCGCGCACCGGCACGCCGTACAACACGTCGGCCCACTTCATCTGGATCGGGGAGCGCACGCGCGACCTCGACGGCGCGCACGTCGACTTCCTGTCGCGCGTCCGCAACCCGCTGGGCGTCAAGCTCGGGCCGTCGACGACGCCCGAGACCGTGCACGAGCTCATCGAGAAGCTCGACCCGGACCGCGAGCCCGGTCGGCTCACCTTCATCACGCGCATGGGCGCGGGCAGGATCCGCGACGCGCTGCCGCCCCTGCTCGAGGCCGTCAAGGCGTCCGACGCCAACCCGCTGTGGGTCACCGACCCCATGCACGGCAACGGGCTCACGACGCCCACCGGCTACAAGACCCGGCGCTTCGACGACGTCGTCGACGAGGTGCAGGGCTTCTTCCAGGCCCACCGCGCGGCGGGCACGCACCCGGGCGGCATCCACATCGAGCTCACCGGCGACGACGTCACGGAGTGCCTCGGCGGATCCGAGCACATCGACGAGGCCACGCTCGCCACCCGCTACGAGTCGCTCTGCGACCCGCGCCTCAACCACATGCAGAGCCTCGAGCTCGCGTTCCTGGTCGCCGAGGAGCTGGCCGCCGCACGCGGCTGA